The DNA segment caatctagactttattttgatacctaaaattaatttcaaagagattttttcaaatcaccttttgacagctgggcaactgtttgacagctccgcccagtacaaaatccgacgaggggtgattcacaaggggttggaaactctgacaccctTGATTGTGTTGCAGTGTGCTGATCGGGTGTTTTTGGGTGTTTTTCGGTGCTTTGACGTTTTTGACATATAATGTGATAGACGTCACTTTTTTCCAAATTACTGGCAACACTTGAGTATTTTTTCATCGTTGTATTGTTTTGATGTGGAATTTGCGATCATCGGCGGTGGCCGCTGGTGGGCAATCTAAACAGCCGAAACGACCTTATACCTTGCCGGATGTTGCAGAATTCCGGTCCCGGTAAGTAAGAGAAGCTGTTAATTCCATGAAGTATTAattgatcagatatttttcaacaaatttttatTTCAGGAATAAGAAGTTGTCGACCAGAAGCTTGAATCAAATTCAACTCCCTCGGAAGCAAGTTCACTGCCCAGTCCATCAGGATGCTTCGCCAAAATTAAACGGAACACCCAAGAAAACCACGCCGCAACAGCAATCGAGCGAAGAAGGGGACAAAACCATCGATGCAGCTCTAGCCACCGTTGTC comes from the Aedes albopictus strain Foshan unplaced genomic scaffold, AalbF5 HiC_scaffold_320, whole genome shotgun sequence genome and includes:
- the LOC109433606 gene encoding uncharacterized protein LOC109433606, which gives rise to MWNLRSSAVAAGGQSKQPKRPYTLPDVAEFRSRNKKLSTRSLNQIQLPRKQVHCPVHQDASPKLNGTPKKTTPQQQSSEEGDKTIDAALATVVEHAMLDDIPVEDPKEDTSMG